The following coding sequences are from one Neovison vison isolate M4711 chromosome X, ASM_NN_V1, whole genome shotgun sequence window:
- the MAGEB17 gene encoding LOW QUALITY PROTEIN: melanoma-associated antigen B17 (The sequence of the model RefSeq protein was modified relative to this genomic sequence to represent the inferred CDS: inserted 1 base in 1 codon), whose translation MPRGQKSRLRAREKRRQARSESQGLGGAQATAAMEAESPSSPMPAGEGAPPSPPATGPPQKSQRARSTGSPDANISGSSSDEGAKSQGEEGPSFPQFLPSPGSSHRDPLTEKAGMLVHFLLYKYKVKEPITEAEMLKVINKQYKEQFPEILRKTTERLELVFGLELKEVDPSSHTYAFVSKVGLPTEGRLSDGMGFPKNGLLMPLLGVIFMNGNHASEEEMWEFLNXVYARRRHLLFGDPRKLITEDLVQEKYLEYRQVPDSNPPRYEFLWGSRAHAETSKMKVLEFLAKVSDTVPSAFHSRYEEALRDEEERAQASPAAKATPDAPASACSKATSGSPLQPQ comes from the exons ATGCCTCGAGGTCAGAAGAGCAGGCTCCGTGCCCGTGAGAAACGCCGGCAGGCCCGAAGTGAGAGCCAGGGGCTCGGGGGAGCTCAGGCCACTGCAGCAATGGAAGCAGAGTCTCCCTCGTCCCCCATGCCTGCTGGCGAGGGTGCGCCCCCAAGCCCCCCTGCAACGGGCCCTCCCCAAAAGTCTCAGAGGGCCCGATCCACCGGCAGTCCTGATGCAAACATTTCAGGCTCAAGTTCTGACGAAGGTGCCAAGAGCCAAGGAGAGGAAGGTCCAAGCTTCCCCCAGTTCCTGCCTTCCCCTGGGAGCTCTCACAGAGATCCTCTGACCGAGAAGGCAGGCATGCTGGTGCATTTTCTGCTGTACAAGTATAAAGTGAAGGAGCCCATCACAGAGGCAGAAATGCTGAAGGTTATCAACAAGCAGTACAAGGAGCAATTCCCTGAGATCCTCAGGAAAACCACTGAGCGCCTGGAGCTGGTCTTTGGCCTTGAGCTGAAGGAAGTTGACCCCAGCAGTCACACTTACGCCTTTGTTAGCAAAGTGGGCCTTCCCACCGAAGGGCGTCTGAGTGATGGCATGGGCTTTCCCAAGAATGGGCTCCTGATGCCTCTCTTGGGTGTGATCTTCATGAATGGCAACCACGCCTCGGAGGAGGAGATGTGGGAATTCCTGA GTGTCTACGCTAGGAGGAGACACCTCCTCTTTGGGGACCCCAGGAAGCTCATCACCGAAGATCTGGTGCAGGAAAAGTACCTGGAGTACCGCCAGGTGCCCGACAGCAATCCTCCTCGCTATGAGTTCCTGTGGGGTTCAAGAGCCCACGCGGAAACCAGCAAGATGAAAGTCCTGGAGTTTTTGGCCAAAGTCAGTGATACTGTCCCCAGTGCCTTCCACAGCCGGTATGAAGAAGCGTTGAGAGATGAGGAGGAACGAGCCCAGGCCAGCCCGGCGGCCAAGGCTACCCCAGATGCCCCAGCCAGCGCCTGCTCCAAGGCCACATCCGGCAGCCCCCTTCAGCCTCAGTGA